From a single Streptomyces misionensis genomic region:
- a CDS encoding MFS transporter, producing MDASIVIISLPAIFRGIGLDPLAAGNIGYLLWMILGYLLVSAVLVVVLGRLGDMFGRVRIYNLGFLVFAVASIALSLDPFRAGAGALWLILWRIVQAFGGSMLTANSAAILTDAFPARQRGMALGINQITALAGQFLGLLAGGLLAAVDWRAVFWVSVPVSVTGTVWSYLSLRETAAGGRGRVDWLGNLTFAAGAGILLAGITYGIQPYGGHATGWTNPWVLAGLIGGVVLLLVFCVVETQVAEPMFRLSLFRVRAFAAGNLAALLTAIARGGLQFMLIIWLQGIWLPLHGYDFEDTPLWAGVFMLPLTVGFLLAGPVSGYLSDRFGARIFSTAGLIVVAASFFGLLALPVDFDYGLFAALLLLNGLGQGMFSSPNTSSIMGSVPARYRGVASGMRSTFQNSGTALSIGVFFSLMVSGLAATLPKTLGSGLQAHGVPAATAHQVASLPPVSTLFATFLGNNPIGHLLGSGGTLDRLTAAQRATLTGHRFFPELVSGPFHHGLTIVFSVAAGMALVSAVASALRGGHERADDAAATGTGRGAPEESRAARPS from the coding sequence ATGGACGCCTCCATCGTGATCATCTCGCTGCCCGCGATCTTCCGCGGCATCGGCCTGGACCCGCTCGCCGCGGGCAACATCGGCTATCTGCTGTGGATGATCCTCGGGTATCTGCTGGTCTCCGCCGTCCTGGTGGTGGTGCTCGGCCGGCTGGGCGACATGTTCGGCCGGGTGCGGATCTACAACCTGGGCTTCCTGGTCTTCGCCGTCGCCTCCATCGCCCTGTCCCTGGACCCGTTCCGGGCCGGCGCGGGCGCGCTGTGGCTCATCCTGTGGCGCATCGTGCAGGCCTTCGGCGGCTCCATGCTCACCGCCAACTCGGCCGCGATCCTCACCGACGCCTTCCCGGCCCGGCAGCGCGGCATGGCCCTCGGGATCAACCAGATCACCGCGCTCGCCGGGCAGTTCCTCGGCCTGCTCGCGGGCGGACTGCTGGCCGCCGTCGACTGGCGGGCCGTGTTCTGGGTGAGCGTCCCGGTCAGCGTGACCGGCACCGTCTGGTCGTACCTGAGCCTGCGCGAGACCGCGGCCGGCGGGCGCGGCCGCGTCGACTGGCTCGGCAACCTCACCTTCGCCGCGGGCGCCGGCATCCTGCTCGCGGGCATCACCTACGGCATCCAGCCCTACGGCGGCCACGCCACCGGCTGGACCAACCCCTGGGTCCTCGCAGGGCTGATCGGCGGTGTGGTGCTGCTGCTGGTGTTCTGCGTGGTGGAGACCCAGGTCGCCGAGCCGATGTTCCGGCTGTCGCTGTTCCGGGTGCGGGCGTTCGCGGCCGGCAACCTGGCCGCCCTGCTGACCGCGATCGCGCGCGGCGGGCTCCAGTTCATGCTGATCATCTGGTTGCAGGGCATCTGGCTGCCGCTGCACGGCTACGACTTCGAGGACACCCCGCTGTGGGCGGGCGTCTTCATGCTGCCGCTCACCGTGGGGTTCCTGCTCGCCGGTCCCGTCTCCGGCTATCTCTCCGACCGGTTCGGCGCCCGGATCTTCTCCACCGCCGGGCTGATCGTGGTGGCCGCCTCCTTCTTCGGGCTGCTGGCCCTGCCGGTGGACTTCGACTACGGCCTGTTCGCCGCGCTGCTGCTGCTCAACGGGCTGGGCCAGGGCATGTTCTCCTCGCCCAACACCTCCTCGATCATGGGCAGCGTGCCCGCGAGGTACCGGGGCGTGGCCTCCGGGATGCGCTCCACCTTCCAGAACTCGGGTACGGCCCTGTCCATCGGCGTGTTCTTCTCGCTGATGGTCTCCGGCCTCGCCGCCACCCTGCCGAAGACCCTCGGCAGCGGGCTCCAGGCGCACGGCGTGCCCGCCGCGACCGCCCACCAGGTGGCCTCGCTGCCCCCGGTCAGCACCCTGTTCGCGACCTTCCTCGGCAACAACCCGATCGGTCATCTGCTGGGTTCCGGCGGCACGTTGGACCGGCTGACCGCCGCCCAGCGCGCCACCCTGACCGGCCACCGGTTCTTCCCCGAACTGGTCTCCGGCCCCTTCCACCACGGCCTGACGATCGTCTTCAGCGTGGCCGCCGGCATGGCCCTGGTCTCCGCGGTGGCCTCCGCGCTGCGCGGCGGCCACGAGCGCGCCGACGACGCGGCGGCGACCGGAACCGGGCGGGGCGCGCCGGAGGAGTCCCGGGCGGCCCGCCCCTCCTGA
- a CDS encoding MarR family winged helix-turn-helix transcriptional regulator, with translation METQETPALAGALRLAMGRIVRRLRQAHAVGDISLSEVSVLARLSRGGPDSPGSLAEAERVRPQAMAGTLAGLERRGWVSRTPDTADRRRVVIAVTEEGRTVLEQRRSESVGRLTQALEEFTPRERQALHDVLPLLDRLAERL, from the coding sequence ATGGAGACCCAGGAAACGCCCGCGCTCGCCGGCGCCCTCCGGCTGGCCATGGGCCGGATCGTGCGCCGGCTGCGCCAGGCGCACGCGGTGGGCGACATCTCCCTGTCCGAGGTGTCGGTGCTGGCCAGGCTGTCCCGCGGCGGCCCCGACTCGCCGGGCTCGCTCGCCGAGGCGGAGCGGGTGCGGCCCCAGGCGATGGCCGGCACCCTCGCCGGCCTCGAACGGCGCGGCTGGGTGAGCCGTACGCCCGACACCGCCGACCGGCGCCGGGTCGTCATCGCGGTCACCGAGGAGGGCAGGACCGTGCTGGAGCAGCGCCGCTCCGAGTCCGTCGGCCGCCTCACCCAGGCCCTGGAGGAGTTCACCCCGCGGGAACGGCAGGCCCTGCACGACGTCCTGCCCCTGCTCGACCGACTGGCGGAGCGGCTGTGA
- a CDS encoding CsbD family protein: MAGDQKAKGKAEQAKGKAKEAVGRAVGNERMEAEGRAEGARGDARQAKEKAKDTFKH, from the coding sequence ATGGCTGGCGACCAGAAGGCGAAGGGCAAGGCGGAGCAGGCCAAGGGCAAGGCCAAGGAGGCCGTGGGCCGTGCCGTCGGCAACGAGCGGATGGAGGCCGAGGGCCGCGCGGAAGGCGCGCGCGGGGACGCCCGGCAGGCCAAGGAGAAGGCCAAGGACACCTTCAAACACTGA
- a CDS encoding ATP-binding protein, with product MDIPVRTQARTQDARYRRDWATGMCSSADARAAVAALLGTAHPAPARRSVQDAQLVVSELVTNAAKHAPGPCALGLDLLPGARALRVSVTDTSPEPPRPRPPDPARVGGHGLHLVAMLARDLEVTMLPEGKRVTAIVPLVREDGS from the coding sequence ATGGACATCCCGGTGAGGACGCAGGCGAGGACACAGGACGCGCGCTACCGCCGCGACTGGGCGACCGGCATGTGCAGCAGCGCGGACGCGCGTGCCGCCGTGGCCGCCCTGCTGGGTACGGCACACCCGGCCCCGGCGCGGCGCTCGGTACAGGACGCGCAGCTCGTGGTGAGCGAACTGGTCACCAACGCGGCCAAGCACGCGCCCGGGCCCTGCGCCCTCGGCCTGGATCTGCTGCCCGGCGCCCGCGCGCTGCGCGTCTCGGTGACGGACACCTCCCCCGAACCGCCGCGCCCGCGTCCACCCGACCCCGCGCGCGTCGGCGGCCACGGCCTGCACCTGGTGGCGATGCTCGCGCGCGACCTGGAGGTGACGATGCTGCCGGAGGGCAAGCGGGTCACCGCGATCGTGCCGCTCGTCCGCGAGGACGGTTCCTGA
- a CDS encoding thiamine pyrophosphate-dependent enzyme yields MATTALARDVLPDDLPYQTGAAGPLGSSAAALLLRECDTLLLVGAEDLDPAVLADPAGCRIVAVGSGESVPGTAVRVNGDPRAALEALILMLHRATDRGWRTRVEAMVREWRAEGAREGQPVLRHLGEPPLGRRRAVRTAARPGRGGHRLRDRARTCHPRLRNGMRSLLSGHLGLPGAAVPYAVAAKFAAPERPVIALVGDGALQGGGLNELITVRRHLDRLAALPPLVFRMLNNGDLNRLTRRRRAVAGDPLLPLSAEVPAMPYAEWARLAGLPAVRCDRPRHVASVRADVPTQPGPVLLEFVVDGEIPPDWAAADGGRERPGKKLLPRA; encoded by the coding sequence GTGGCCACCACGGCCCTCGCCCGGGACGTGCTGCCCGACGACCTGCCGTACCAGACGGGTGCTGCGGGCCCGCTCGGCAGCTCGGCGGCCGCCCTGCTGCTGCGGGAGTGCGACACGCTGCTGCTCGTGGGCGCCGAGGACCTGGACCCCGCTGTGCTGGCCGACCCCGCCGGCTGCCGGATCGTCGCCGTGGGGTCCGGCGAGTCCGTGCCCGGCACGGCCGTCCGGGTGAACGGCGACCCACGGGCGGCACTGGAAGCGCTGATCCTGATGCTGCACCGGGCCACCGACCGCGGCTGGCGCACCCGGGTCGAGGCCATGGTGCGGGAGTGGCGGGCCGAGGGGGCGCGCGAAGGCCAGCCAGTACTTCGGCACCTCGGTGAACCCCCGCTCGGTCGTCGCCGAGCTGTCCGAACGGCTGCCCGACCGGGCCGTGGTGGTCACCGACTCCGGGACCGCGCTCGGACCTGCCATCCGAGGCTGCGCAACGGCATGCGCTCGCTGCTGTCGGGGCATCTCGGTCTGCCCGGCGCGGCCGTGCCCTACGCCGTCGCCGCCAAGTTCGCGGCCCCGGAACGGCCCGTGATCGCCCTCGTCGGCGACGGCGCCCTCCAGGGCGGCGGGCTGAACGAACTGATCACCGTGCGCCGCCACCTGGACCGGCTGGCCGCTCTGCCGCCGCTGGTGTTCCGCATGCTGAACAACGGTGACCTGAACCGGCTCACCCGGCGGCGCCGGGCCGTCGCCGGCGACCCGCTGCTTCCGCTGTCGGCCGAGGTCCCCGCGATGCCGTACGCCGAGTGGGCGCGCCTCGCCGGGCTGCCCGCCGTCCGCTGCGACCGGCCGCGGCACGTCGCCTCGGTCCGGGCCGACGTGCCGACCCAGCCGGGGCCGGTGCTGCTGGAGTTCGTGGTGGACGGGGAGATCCCGCCCGACTGGGCCGCGGCCGACGGCGGCCGGGAGCGGCCCGGGAAGAAGCTGCTGCCGCGGGCCTGA
- a CDS encoding 4Fe-4S dicluster domain-containing protein — protein MSDSPDVRGNQWYGPQPDVAGAAGYPDAPPRMGFFTDTSVCIGCKACEVACKEWNAVPEDGLELTGMSYDNTQGLGADTWRHVAFIEQRKPFGGQEPGVVHEDTDVFQAAARLGTDAASPGPGATAPSPGQAPEGAPAGRISPLSPDGRTELRWLMASDVCKHCTHAACLDVCPTGSLFRTEFGTVVVQEDICNGCGYCVPACPYGVIDQRKDDGRVWKCTLCYDRLGAGMEPACAKACPTDSIQFGPLDELRERARGRVAQLHAAGVTDARLYGESPDDGVGGDGAFFLLLDEPEVYGLPPDPVVTTRDLPDMWRHAALAAVTLTGLAVGGFAGGFVRRSR, from the coding sequence ATGAGCGACAGCCCTGACGTCCGTGGCAACCAGTGGTACGGCCCGCAGCCGGACGTGGCCGGGGCGGCCGGCTATCCGGACGCCCCGCCGCGGATGGGGTTCTTCACCGACACCTCGGTGTGCATCGGCTGCAAGGCCTGCGAGGTGGCCTGCAAGGAGTGGAACGCGGTCCCGGAGGACGGCCTCGAACTGACCGGCATGTCCTACGACAACACGCAGGGCCTGGGCGCCGACACCTGGCGGCACGTGGCCTTCATCGAACAGCGCAAGCCGTTCGGCGGGCAGGAGCCCGGGGTCGTCCACGAGGACACCGACGTGTTCCAGGCGGCGGCGCGGCTCGGCACCGACGCCGCCTCACCCGGTCCCGGCGCCACCGCTCCCTCGCCCGGGCAGGCCCCCGAGGGCGCCCCCGCCGGGCGGATCTCCCCCCTCTCCCCCGACGGCCGCACCGAGCTGCGCTGGCTGATGGCCTCCGACGTGTGCAAGCACTGCACGCACGCGGCCTGTCTGGACGTGTGCCCCACCGGGTCGCTGTTCCGCACCGAGTTCGGCACCGTCGTCGTGCAGGAGGACATCTGCAACGGCTGCGGGTACTGCGTGCCCGCCTGTCCGTACGGCGTCATCGACCAGCGCAAGGACGACGGCCGGGTGTGGAAGTGCACCCTGTGCTATGACCGGCTGGGCGCGGGCATGGAACCCGCCTGCGCCAAGGCCTGTCCGACGGACTCCATCCAGTTCGGGCCGCTGGACGAACTGCGGGAGCGGGCCCGGGGCCGGGTGGCGCAGCTGCACGCGGCCGGGGTGACCGACGCCCGCCTGTACGGCGAGAGCCCGGACGACGGGGTCGGCGGCGACGGCGCGTTCTTCCTGCTGCTGGACGAGCCCGAGGTCTACGGCCTGCCCCCGGACCCCGTGGTCACCACCCGGGACCTGCCGGACATGTGGCGGCACGCGGCGCTGGCGGCGGTGACGCTGACGGGGCTCGCGGTGGGCGGTTTCGCGGGCGGATTCGTACGGAGGTCACGGTGA
- the nrfD gene encoding NrfD/PsrC family molybdoenzyme membrane anchor subunit, which produces MSERDVTRGGEKGSRPGREAPTGADAGRRRRRRGRGEQPMVPDASFSSYYGKPVLNKPTWKALDIAGYLYLGGLAGASSLLAAGAHATGRPGLAAPAKIGAAGAISLSLAALVHDLGRPARFLNMLRVFKPTSPMSVGSWLLMGYAPLTMAAAAIEVAGRYRLLGAAAADLADRLRPVGSAATAAAAVLGPGVATYTAVLIADTAVPSWHEGYRELPFVFAGSAAAAASGLGLVAAPTAQAGPARRTAVLGAALELGAFRLMKRRMGLTAEPFDQGRPRVLLRAAEALTAGGAALALLCVRVPDRRLALAAGTALLTGSAALRFGVFEAGVASAEDPRYTVVPQRERLAAKGG; this is translated from the coding sequence ATGAGCGAGAGGGATGTCACCCGGGGCGGCGAGAAGGGCTCACGGCCCGGACGGGAGGCGCCGACCGGCGCGGACGCGGGGCGCCGGCGGCGCCGGCGCGGGCGGGGCGAGCAGCCGATGGTGCCGGACGCGTCGTTCTCGTCGTACTACGGCAAACCCGTGCTGAACAAGCCGACGTGGAAGGCGCTGGACATCGCCGGGTACCTGTACCTCGGCGGGCTGGCCGGGGCCTCCTCGCTGCTGGCGGCCGGGGCCCACGCCACCGGGCGGCCGGGGCTCGCGGCTCCGGCGAAGATCGGCGCGGCCGGCGCGATCTCCCTCTCGCTCGCCGCCCTGGTGCACGATCTGGGCCGGCCGGCCCGCTTCCTGAACATGCTGCGCGTCTTCAAGCCGACCTCGCCGATGAGCGTGGGCTCCTGGCTGCTGATGGGGTACGCGCCGCTGACCATGGCCGCCGCGGCCATCGAAGTGGCGGGCCGCTACCGCCTGCTGGGGGCGGCAGCGGCGGACCTGGCGGACCGTCTGCGGCCGGTGGGCTCGGCCGCCACCGCGGCGGCGGCCGTCCTCGGCCCCGGCGTGGCGACGTACACGGCGGTGCTGATCGCGGACACCGCGGTGCCGTCCTGGCACGAGGGCTACCGTGAACTGCCGTTCGTCTTCGCGGGCTCGGCCGCGGCCGCCGCGTCCGGCCTCGGCCTGGTCGCCGCCCCGACCGCGCAGGCCGGTCCGGCCCGCCGGACGGCGGTGCTCGGCGCCGCCCTGGAACTGGGCGCGTTCCGGCTGATGAAGCGCCGTATGGGCCTCACCGCCGAGCCCTTCGACCAGGGCAGGCCGCGGGTGCTCCTGCGCGCGGCGGAGGCGCTGACCGCGGGCGGTGCGGCCCTCGCCCTGCTCTGCGTCCGCGTGCCCGACCGCCGGCTCGCACTCGCCGCGGGCACCGCCCTGCTCACCGGCTCGGCGGCGCTGCGCTTCGGCGTCTTCGAGGCGGGGGTGGCATCGGCGGAGGACCCCCGGTACACCGTGGTGCCGCAGCGGGAGAGGCTGGCGGCGAAGGGCGGCTGA
- a CDS encoding TetR/AcrR family transcriptional regulator yields the protein MAPRGVATPDVRERLFAAAERVVERAGPGALTSRSVTTEAGCAKGLLHAHFAGFDEFVAELCLDRFARTAARARALPGLAGQGTVAGNLDSVVLALFDSGGPALSGLAMARPAAMARVRAALEGGAPGFAAIQEAVTGYLTAEQGLGRVARTVDPGTAALAIVGTAHHLLMTGWPGTPDPRPAMRRLVAALVAGG from the coding sequence ATGGCACCGCGTGGAGTTGCGACGCCGGACGTGCGCGAGCGGCTGTTCGCGGCCGCCGAGCGCGTCGTGGAACGGGCCGGCCCCGGCGCGCTCACCAGCCGTTCCGTCACCACCGAGGCGGGCTGCGCCAAGGGGCTGCTGCACGCCCACTTCGCCGGGTTCGACGAGTTCGTCGCCGAGCTCTGCCTCGACCGGTTCGCGCGCACGGCGGCGCGGGCGCGGGCGCTGCCGGGGCTCGCCGGGCAGGGCACGGTGGCGGGGAACCTCGACTCCGTCGTCCTCGCCCTGTTCGATTCCGGCGGCCCCGCCCTGTCGGGCCTGGCGATGGCCCGCCCCGCCGCCATGGCGCGCGTCCGCGCGGCCCTGGAGGGCGGGGCGCCGGGCTTCGCCGCGATCCAGGAGGCCGTCACCGGCTATCTGACGGCCGAACAGGGGCTCGGGCGGGTGGCGCGGACCGTCGATCCGGGCACCGCGGCCCTCGCGATCGTCGGCACCGCCCACCATCTGCTGATGACCGGCTGGCCCGGCACCCCCGACCCGCGGCCCGCGATGAGACGCCTGGTGGCCGCGCTGGTGGCCGGCGGGTAA
- a CDS encoding class I SAM-dependent methyltransferase codes for MPDVVNSQQEKAWNGPEGTHWAHHQDRWNAVNEGFDEPLLDAAAIGAAHRVLDLGCGSGQTTRLAALRAPGGGALGLDLSGPMLAEARARARREGIANVSFVQGDAQVHPFEPGAFDVAISRYGVMFFADPVAAFGNIGRALRPGGRLAFVCPADISLSGGAAALASLGDVLPLGGFGTPGLPGMFSLSAPDRIRAVLTAAGFTGVAAGPVRAYETWGHGAEDAAEFMLGTGPGRHLLAQVGAAEQDRARRALADRLRAHEADDGTVRLPSTSWLVTADRPADAR; via the coding sequence GTGCCGGACGTCGTCAACTCCCAGCAGGAAAAGGCGTGGAACGGTCCGGAGGGCACTCACTGGGCCCACCACCAGGACCGCTGGAACGCCGTGAACGAGGGCTTCGACGAGCCGCTGCTCGACGCGGCCGCGATCGGCGCCGCACACCGGGTGCTCGACCTCGGCTGCGGTTCCGGGCAGACCACCCGGCTCGCCGCGCTCCGCGCCCCCGGGGGCGGCGCGCTGGGCCTCGATCTGTCCGGACCGATGCTGGCCGAGGCGCGGGCCCGCGCGCGGCGCGAGGGCATCGCCAACGTCTCGTTCGTCCAGGGCGACGCGCAGGTGCACCCCTTCGAGCCGGGCGCCTTCGACGTGGCGATCAGCCGCTACGGAGTGATGTTCTTCGCCGACCCGGTGGCGGCCTTCGGCAACATCGGCCGGGCGCTGCGCCCCGGCGGGCGCCTGGCGTTCGTCTGCCCGGCCGACATCTCGCTCAGCGGCGGGGCGGCGGCACTGGCCTCACTGGGCGACGTGCTGCCGCTCGGCGGCTTCGGCACCCCGGGGCTGCCCGGCATGTTCTCCCTGTCCGCCCCGGACCGCATCCGCGCCGTCCTCACCGCGGCCGGTTTCACGGGGGTGGCCGCGGGCCCGGTCCGGGCGTACGAGACGTGGGGGCACGGAGCCGAGGACGCCGCGGAGTTCATGCTCGGCACGGGTCCCGGCCGCCATCTGCTGGCCCAGGTCGGCGCGGCGGAGCAGGACCGCGCCCGCCGCGCCCTGGCGGACCGGCTGCGCGCCCACGAGGCGGACGACGGCACGGTCCGGCTGCCCAGCACGTCCTGGCTGGTCACGGCGGACCGCCCGGCGGACGCCAGGTGA
- a CDS encoding haloacid dehalogenase type II: protein MSADLPVLVFDVNETLTDMAPLAGRFTEAGLSAHLLPAWFAGVLRDGTALTLAGGHASFAAVAREGLLALAAGERAVPDPERAADHVLSGLPELPVHPDVPEGVRALRSAGFRLATLTNGAAATTRAVLDRAGLTGLFEAHLDVTAPARWKPAPEAYAHALRVLAVPASAALLVAVHPWDVDGASRAGLRTGWLCRTPRPYPATHRPADVTAASLPELAERLLTWRPPGGPP from the coding sequence TTGTCCGCTGACCTCCCGGTCCTGGTGTTCGACGTCAACGAGACGCTCACCGACATGGCCCCGCTCGCCGGACGCTTCACGGAGGCCGGCCTGTCCGCCCATCTGCTGCCGGCCTGGTTCGCCGGGGTGCTGCGCGACGGGACGGCCCTGACCCTGGCGGGCGGTCACGCCTCCTTCGCGGCCGTCGCCCGGGAGGGACTGCTGGCCCTGGCGGCCGGCGAGCGGGCCGTACCGGACCCGGAGCGCGCCGCGGACCACGTACTGTCCGGGCTGCCCGAACTGCCGGTGCACCCGGACGTCCCGGAGGGCGTACGGGCCCTGCGCTCGGCCGGGTTCCGCCTGGCCACCCTGACGAACGGAGCGGCCGCCACCACCCGCGCGGTCCTGGACCGGGCAGGACTGACCGGCCTGTTCGAAGCCCACCTGGACGTGACGGCCCCGGCCCGCTGGAAGCCGGCCCCCGAGGCGTACGCGCACGCCCTGCGCGTGCTCGCCGTACCCGCGTCCGCGGCCCTGCTGGTCGCCGTGCACCCCTGGGACGTGGACGGCGCGTCCCGCGCGGGCCTGCGCACCGGGTGGCTGTGCCGGACGCCGCGGCCGTACCCCGCCACTCACCGGCCGGCCGACGTGACGGCCGCCTCCCTGCCGGAGCTGGCCGAGCGTCTGCTCACCTGGCGTCCGCCGGGCGGTCCGCCGTGA